In Pseudodesulfovibrio hydrargyri, a single window of DNA contains:
- the nifE gene encoding nitrogenase iron-molybdenum cofactor biosynthesis protein NifE — translation MSTTSSTILEERKDQIHRTGEGAIDIACNRESLAGAVSQRACVFCGSRVVLYPIADALHLVHGPIGCAVYTWDIRGSLSSGPELHRLSFSTDLQETDVIFGGEKKLTAALDELIDRHSPKAAFVYSTCIVGLIGDDLEAVCRKMTEKKGIPVLPVMSEGFKGNKRAGYLAACKAMFRLIGQGDTSGISPVSINIFGDFNLAGEIWIIREYFEKMGVQVVANVTGDGRVADISRCHGAALNLVQCSGSTQDLAKMMEEEFGIPYLRVSYLGIEDMADSLYKVADFFKDKDPGIVERTQALVREELNKLMPELARYRKDLEGKRVAMYVGGSFKAFSLVKAFRHLGMKVVVVGSQTGTKEDYAELAEITDPGTVIIDDANPLELSHFIKEKDVDVFVGGVKERPIAYKLGVGFCDHNHERKEALEGFAGMLNFAREIHSSAMSPVWQFAPRRANRIKEARKEAVNE, via the coding sequence ATGAGTACGACCAGTTCGACCATACTCGAGGAAAGAAAGGACCAGATCCACCGGACCGGCGAGGGCGCCATCGACATCGCCTGCAACCGTGAGTCCCTTGCGGGCGCCGTCAGCCAGCGCGCCTGCGTGTTCTGCGGCTCCCGCGTGGTCCTCTATCCCATAGCCGACGCCCTGCACCTGGTGCACGGCCCCATCGGCTGCGCGGTCTACACCTGGGACATCCGCGGCTCGCTGTCCAGCGGCCCGGAGCTCCACCGGCTGTCCTTTTCCACGGACCTGCAGGAGACCGACGTGATCTTCGGCGGCGAGAAAAAGCTTACCGCCGCCCTGGACGAACTCATCGACCGGCATTCCCCCAAGGCCGCCTTCGTCTACTCCACCTGCATCGTGGGGCTCATCGGCGACGACCTGGAGGCGGTCTGCCGTAAGATGACCGAAAAGAAGGGCATCCCCGTGCTCCCGGTCATGTCCGAAGGGTTCAAGGGCAACAAGCGGGCTGGCTATCTGGCCGCGTGCAAGGCCATGTTCCGGCTCATCGGCCAGGGTGACACGTCCGGTATCTCGCCAGTTTCCATCAATATTTTCGGCGACTTCAACCTGGCTGGAGAAATCTGGATCATCCGCGAGTACTTCGAGAAGATGGGTGTCCAGGTGGTCGCCAACGTGACCGGCGACGGCCGCGTGGCCGACATCAGCCGTTGTCACGGCGCGGCCCTGAACCTGGTCCAGTGTTCCGGGTCCACCCAGGACCTGGCCAAGATGATGGAGGAGGAGTTCGGCATTCCGTACCTGCGCGTCTCCTACCTCGGCATCGAGGACATGGCCGACTCCCTGTACAAGGTGGCCGACTTCTTCAAGGACAAGGACCCCGGGATCGTCGAGAGGACCCAGGCCCTGGTCCGCGAGGAGTTGAACAAGCTCATGCCCGAGCTGGCCCGTTACCGCAAGGACCTGGAGGGCAAGCGGGTGGCCATGTACGTGGGCGGCTCCTTCAAGGCGTTCTCCCTGGTCAAGGCCTTCCGTCACCTGGGCATGAAGGTCGTGGTCGTCGGCTCCCAGACCGGCACCAAGGAGGATTATGCCGAGCTGGCCGAGATCACCGATCCCGGCACGGTCATCATCGACGACGCCAACCCGCTCGAACTGTCCCATTTCATCAAGGAGAAGGACGTGGACGTGTTCGTGGGCGGGGTCAAGGAACGGCCCATCGCCTACAAGCTGGGCGTGGGCTTCTGCGACCACAACCATGAGCGCAAGGAGGCCCTGGAAGGGTTTGCGGGCATGCTCAACTTCGCCCGCGAGATCCACTCCTCGGCCATGTCCCCGGTCTGGCAGTTCGCCCCCCGGCGCGCCAACCGTATCAAGGAAGCCCGGAAGGAGGCCGTCAATGAGTAA
- a CDS encoding P-II family nitrogen regulator: protein MMIMVRAIVRPEKADTVLAALMDNGFPAVTKYSVAGRGKQRGIKIGEVTYDEIPKTMLMCVVNAADKDFVINTIMDSARSGTKGAFGDGKIFVSDVEDVYTISSGVNETAAASEEAA from the coding sequence ATGATGATCATGGTACGAGCAATTGTGCGGCCCGAGAAAGCGGACACCGTTCTGGCCGCTCTGATGGACAACGGCTTCCCCGCCGTCACCAAGTATTCCGTGGCCGGTCGCGGCAAGCAGCGCGGCATCAAGATCGGCGAGGTCACCTACGACGAGATCCCCAAGACCATGCTCATGTGCGTTGTCAACGCCGCCGACAAGGACTTCGTGATCAACACCATCATGGACTCCGCCCGCTCCGGCACCAAGGGCGCGTTCGGCGACGGCAAGATCTTCGTTTCCGACGTGGAGGACGTCTACACCATCAGCTCCGGCGTGAACGAGACCGCCGCAGCCAGCGAGGAGGCCGCGTAA
- a CDS encoding radical SAM protein, with translation MSTNADRTSHPCFGMTARKTVGRLHLPVAPRANARIRFAGGNGNKPAMMPEEALTWLDHVMEQGKPVSMVGITGPGDPLTSPKLTLHTLRLVREKYPDLSLCLTTLGMNGAEYAEELAEIGLSHITVLVDAVDPEVAESLYAWIRPAKHTLPLKAACELLVTDQARSVSAFKKAGLTVKVNTTVYPGYNAGHVEKIATVMSDLGADIMAVVPFHPEEGVEDAPQATDMELLSEIRDRAGRHIELMPTFSECGENMVGLDNPDKPGAPVSVLPKPTKERPNVAVVSSTGMDIDLHLGHAIKAMIYGPRGDGLACLLGVRDLPEPGAGNQRWETLADTLGDCFVLLTASAGENPRKILSRKGLSVLITDGEIEGTVDVLYGGGKKGKKNKK, from the coding sequence ATGTCCACCAATGCTGATCGTACATCCCATCCCTGTTTCGGCATGACCGCACGCAAGACCGTGGGCCGTCTGCACCTGCCCGTGGCCCCGCGCGCCAACGCCCGCATCCGCTTCGCGGGCGGCAACGGCAACAAGCCGGCCATGATGCCCGAAGAGGCGCTTACCTGGCTCGACCACGTCATGGAGCAGGGCAAGCCCGTCTCCATGGTGGGCATCACCGGGCCCGGCGACCCGCTGACCTCTCCGAAATTGACCCTGCACACCCTGCGCCTGGTCCGGGAGAAGTACCCCGATCTTTCCCTCTGCCTGACCACGCTCGGCATGAACGGCGCCGAGTACGCCGAGGAGCTGGCCGAGATCGGCCTGTCCCACATCACCGTGCTCGTGGACGCCGTGGACCCCGAGGTGGCGGAGAGCCTCTACGCCTGGATCCGGCCCGCCAAGCATACCCTGCCCCTGAAGGCCGCCTGCGAACTGCTGGTCACGGACCAGGCCCGGTCCGTGTCCGCCTTCAAGAAGGCCGGGCTGACCGTCAAGGTCAACACCACCGTGTACCCCGGCTACAACGCGGGCCACGTCGAGAAGATCGCCACCGTCATGTCCGACCTCGGCGCGGACATCATGGCCGTGGTCCCGTTCCACCCCGAGGAGGGCGTGGAGGACGCGCCCCAGGCCACCGACATGGAGCTTTTGTCCGAGATCCGCGATCGCGCCGGACGGCACATCGAGCTCATGCCCACCTTCAGCGAGTGCGGCGAGAACATGGTCGGCCTGGACAACCCGGACAAGCCCGGCGCACCGGTCTCGGTCCTGCCCAAGCCCACCAAGGAGCGGCCCAACGTGGCCGTGGTCAGCTCCACCGGCATGGATATCGACCTGCATCTGGGCCACGCCATCAAGGCCATGATCTACGGCCCGCGCGGCGACGGCCTGGCCTGCCTGCTGGGCGTGCGCGACCTGCCCGAGCCCGGTGCTGGCAACCAGCGCTGGGAGACCCTGGCCGACACGTTGGGCGACTGTTTCGTCCTGTTGACCGCCTCGGCCGGAGAGAACCCGAGAAAAATTTTGAGCCGCAAGGGTCTGTCCGTCCTGATCACGGACGGCGAGATCGAGGGAACCGTGGATGTGCTCTACGGGGGCGGTAAGAAAGGCAAGAAGAACAAGAAGTAA
- a CDS encoding nitrogenase component 1 codes for MSKVKTARPNFVSTTNACKLCTPLGASLAFRGVEGAIPFLHGSQGCATYMRRYIISHFREPVDIASSALGEKNAIYGGGPNLKKGILNVMKKYNPQLIGVATTCLTETIGDDVPMYFNEFFKEFGDLDLPELVRVSTPSYNGTHMDGWHGAVRSLVEQLCLEKADDDGRVNILPSLVSCEDVRHLHDICDHFGIKSTILPDISESLDGPALEDYVDIPEGGTPISEIKTMSAAAGTIEFGRCLPPKTGGTSLEERFGVPNHRIGLPMGLRESDRFFETLEEISGKPMPRRYELERGRLVDAYVDGHKYIFGKRAVVYGEEDLVVGLCAFLAEIGVDVVLAGTGARGKGLEQAIAKVTDGVARMAPEVREGVDFHDIAAEAEELAPDLLVGHSKGYRYAKAWNAPLVRVGFPIHDRFGGQRTLTLGYKGTQALFDRVVNAVIAKKQADSPIGYGYI; via the coding sequence ATGAGTAAGGTCAAGACCGCAAGACCCAATTTCGTCTCCACGACCAACGCCTGCAAGCTGTGCACGCCGCTCGGGGCCTCCCTGGCCTTTCGGGGCGTGGAGGGGGCCATTCCCTTCCTGCACGGCTCCCAGGGGTGCGCCACCTACATGCGCCGCTACATCATCTCGCATTTCCGCGAGCCAGTGGACATCGCCTCCTCGGCTCTGGGCGAGAAGAACGCCATCTACGGCGGCGGCCCGAACCTGAAGAAGGGCATCCTCAACGTCATGAAGAAGTACAACCCCCAGCTCATCGGGGTGGCGACCACCTGCCTGACCGAGACCATCGGCGACGACGTGCCCATGTACTTCAACGAGTTCTTCAAGGAGTTCGGCGACCTCGACCTGCCCGAGCTGGTCCGGGTCTCCACCCCCAGCTACAACGGCACGCACATGGACGGCTGGCACGGCGCGGTCCGCTCACTGGTGGAGCAGCTCTGCCTGGAAAAGGCGGACGACGACGGCCGGGTGAACATCCTGCCCAGCCTGGTCTCCTGCGAGGACGTCCGGCACCTGCACGACATCTGCGACCACTTCGGGATCAAGTCGACCATCCTGCCCGACATCTCCGAATCCCTGGATGGCCCGGCCCTGGAGGACTACGTCGACATCCCCGAGGGCGGCACGCCGATCAGCGAGATCAAGACCATGAGCGCGGCGGCGGGAACCATCGAATTCGGCCGCTGCCTGCCTCCCAAAACCGGCGGCACCAGCCTGGAGGAGCGTTTCGGCGTGCCCAACCACCGCATCGGCCTGCCCATGGGGCTGCGTGAGTCCGACCGTTTCTTCGAGACCCTGGAGGAAATCTCCGGAAAGCCCATGCCGCGCCGTTACGAGCTGGAACGCGGCCGGTTGGTGGACGCCTACGTGGACGGCCACAAGTACATCTTCGGCAAGCGCGCCGTGGTCTACGGCGAGGAGGACCTGGTCGTCGGCCTGTGCGCCTTCCTGGCCGAGATCGGCGTGGACGTGGTCCTGGCCGGGACCGGCGCGCGCGGCAAGGGGCTGGAGCAGGCCATCGCCAAGGTCACCGACGGCGTGGCCCGCATGGCCCCCGAGGTCCGCGAGGGCGTGGACTTCCACGACATCGCTGCCGAGGCCGAGGAACTCGCCCCGGACCTGCTGGTGGGGCACTCCAAGGGCTACCGCTACGCCAAGGCGTGGAACGCGCCCCTGGTGCGCGTGGGCTTCCCCATCCACGACCGGTTCGGCGGCCAGCGCACCCTGACGCTCGGCTACAAGGGCACTCAGGCCCTGTTCGACCGTGTGGTCAATGCGGTCATCGCGAAGAAGCAGGCCGATTCCCCCATCGGCTACGGATATATTTAA
- the nifD gene encoding nitrogenase molybdenum-iron protein alpha chain, producing the protein MAKTKKVVQLMPTDIKEELLKKYPPKVARKRAKQILINEATEAEAPPEILANVRTIPGIITMRGCTYAGCKGVIMGPTRDILNITHGPIGCGFYSWLTRRNQTDASADGVNYMPYCFSTDMQDQDIIFGGEKKLAAAIQEAYDIFHPKGICVFATCPVGLIGDDIHAVSRKMKEKFGDCNVFAFSCEGYKGVSQSAGHHIANNQVFTNLVGENETPKEGKYKINLLGEYNIGGDGFEIDRIFKKCGITNISTFSGNSTYDQFASAQHADLDCVMCHRSINYVADMLETKYGIPWIKVNFIGAESTAKSLRKIAEYFGDKELTDRVEEVIAEEMPEVKAVAADVRTRTEGKTAMLFVGGSRAHHYQDLFAEMGMKTLSAGYEFAHRDDYEGRQVIPELKPDADSRNIEEIEVVADEKLYNPRKTTDEYKALEDAGFEFKHYEGMNDQMDKGTLIIDDLNQYEADKLVELLKPDIFCAGIKEKFSIQKLGVPMKQLHSYDSGGPYAGFKGAINFYKEIDRLVSSKVWSYMKAPWQESPELTATFVWE; encoded by the coding sequence ATGGCCAAGACCAAGAAAGTGGTGCAGCTCATGCCCACCGACATCAAGGAAGAACTTCTCAAGAAGTATCCTCCCAAGGTGGCTCGGAAGCGCGCCAAGCAGATATTGATCAACGAAGCCACGGAAGCCGAGGCGCCGCCCGAGATCCTGGCGAACGTCCGTACCATTCCGGGCATCATCACCATGCGCGGATGCACCTATGCGGGCTGCAAGGGCGTTATCATGGGCCCGACCCGCGACATCCTGAACATCACCCACGGCCCCATCGGCTGCGGATTCTACTCCTGGCTCACCCGCCGCAACCAGACCGATGCGAGTGCGGACGGCGTGAACTACATGCCCTACTGTTTCTCCACGGACATGCAGGACCAGGACATCATCTTCGGCGGTGAGAAGAAGCTCGCCGCCGCCATCCAGGAAGCCTACGACATCTTCCATCCCAAGGGCATCTGCGTCTTCGCCACCTGCCCGGTGGGCCTGATCGGCGACGATATCCACGCCGTGTCCAGGAAGATGAAGGAGAAGTTCGGCGACTGCAACGTCTTTGCCTTCTCCTGCGAAGGCTACAAGGGCGTGTCCCAGTCCGCCGGCCACCACATCGCCAACAACCAGGTCTTCACCAACCTTGTCGGCGAGAACGAGACGCCCAAGGAAGGCAAGTACAAGATCAACCTGCTCGGCGAGTACAACATCGGCGGCGACGGTTTCGAGATCGACCGTATCTTCAAGAAGTGCGGGATCACCAACATCTCGACCTTCTCCGGCAACTCGACCTACGACCAGTTCGCCTCCGCCCAGCACGCCGACCTCGACTGCGTCATGTGCCACCGGTCCATCAACTACGTGGCCGACATGCTCGAGACCAAGTACGGCATCCCCTGGATCAAGGTGAACTTCATCGGCGCCGAGTCCACGGCCAAGTCCCTGCGCAAGATCGCCGAGTACTTCGGCGACAAGGAGCTCACCGACCGGGTCGAGGAAGTCATTGCCGAGGAGATGCCCGAAGTGAAGGCCGTGGCCGCCGACGTGCGCACCCGCACCGAGGGCAAGACCGCCATGCTGTTCGTCGGCGGTTCCCGCGCCCATCACTATCAGGACCTCTTCGCCGAGATGGGCATGAAGACCCTGTCCGCCGGTTACGAGTTCGCCCACCGCGACGACTACGAAGGTCGCCAGGTCATCCCCGAACTGAAGCCCGACGCCGACTCCCGCAACATCGAGGAGATCGAGGTCGTGGCCGACGAGAAGCTCTACAACCCGCGCAAGACCACGGATGAGTACAAGGCCCTGGAAGATGCCGGCTTCGAGTTCAAGCACTACGAGGGCATGAACGACCAGATGGACAAGGGCACCCTGATCATCGACGACCTGAACCAGTACGAGGCCGACAAGCTGGTCGAACTGCTCAAGCCCGACATCTTCTGCGCGGGCATCAAGGAGAAGTTCTCCATCCAGAAGCTCGGCGTGCCCATGAAGCAGCTGCACAGCTACGATTCCGGCGGCCCCTATGCCGGGTTCAAGGGCGCCATCAACTTCTACAAGGAAATTGATCGGCTCGTGTCCTCCAAGGTGTGGTCCTACATGAAGGCCCCCTGGCAGGAATCCCCCGAACTGACCGCCACCTTTGTTTGGGAATAG
- a CDS encoding P-II family nitrogen regulator, which produces MKEVIAVVRMNMMNQTKAALSEAGVDAFFAHAAEGRGKGFVNSAVVEGAESGYEEAAAVLGEKGKLYPKRMVTVVVPDDMVEDVVEAVIAANKTGKPGDGKIFVLPVGDAVRVRTAETGAKAIA; this is translated from the coding sequence ATGAAGGAAGTCATCGCAGTCGTGCGCATGAACATGATGAACCAGACCAAGGCCGCCCTGAGCGAAGCCGGCGTGGACGCCTTCTTCGCCCACGCAGCGGAAGGCCGCGGCAAGGGGTTCGTCAACTCGGCCGTCGTCGAAGGCGCTGAGAGCGGCTACGAGGAAGCCGCCGCGGTGCTCGGCGAGAAGGGCAAGCTCTATCCCAAGCGCATGGTAACGGTAGTGGTCCCCGATGACATGGTGGAAGACGTCGTCGAAGCCGTCATCGCCGCCAACAAGACCGGCAAGCCGGGCGACGGCAAGATCTTTGTCCTGCCCGTGGGTGACGCCGTCCGCGTCAGAACCGCCGAAACCGGTGCAAAGGCCATAGCCTAG
- the nifH gene encoding nitrogenase iron protein, which yields MRKVAIYGKGGIGKSTTTQNTVAGLAEMGRKVMVVGCDPKADSTRLLLGGLAQKSVLDTLREEGEDVELEDIRKPGFGGTWCVESGGPEPGVGCAGRGIITSINMLESLGAYEESEGLDYAFYDVLGDVVCGGFAMPIRDGKAQEIYIVCSGEMMAMYAANNICKGIMKYAESGGVRLGGLICNSRNTDREADLITELAAKLGTQMIYFVPRDNDVQRAEINRKTVIEWDGSVPQANEYRGLAKAIDENEMFTIPTPLEIEDLEQLLMDYGIMEAA from the coding sequence ATGAGGAAAGTAGCAATTTACGGAAAGGGCGGAATCGGAAAGTCCACCACCACGCAGAACACTGTTGCCGGCCTGGCTGAGATGGGCCGCAAGGTCATGGTCGTCGGTTGCGACCCCAAGGCCGACTCCACCCGTCTCCTGCTCGGCGGCCTGGCGCAGAAGTCCGTGCTCGACACCCTTCGCGAAGAAGGCGAGGACGTGGAACTCGAGGATATCCGCAAGCCCGGTTTCGGCGGCACCTGGTGTGTTGAGTCCGGCGGTCCGGAGCCCGGTGTCGGTTGTGCCGGCCGCGGCATCATCACTTCCATCAACATGCTCGAGTCGCTGGGTGCCTACGAGGAATCCGAGGGTCTGGACTACGCCTTCTACGACGTCCTCGGCGACGTTGTCTGCGGCGGCTTCGCCATGCCCATCCGCGACGGCAAGGCCCAGGAGATTTACATCGTCTGCTCCGGCGAGATGATGGCCATGTACGCGGCCAACAACATCTGCAAGGGCATCATGAAGTACGCGGAATCCGGCGGCGTCCGCCTGGGCGGCCTGATCTGCAACTCCCGCAACACCGACCGCGAGGCCGACCTGATCACCGAGCTGGCCGCCAAGCTGGGCACCCAGATGATCTACTTCGTGCCCCGCGACAACGACGTGCAGCGCGCCGAGATCAACCGCAAGACGGTCATCGAATGGGACGGCTCCGTGCCTCAGGCCAATGAGTACCGCGGCCTGGCCAAGGCCATCGACGAGAACGAGATGTTCACCATCCCGACCCCGCTCGAGATCGAAGACCTGGAACAGCTGCTCATGGACTACGGCATCATGGAAGCCGCCTAG
- a CDS encoding GNAT family N-acetyltransferase: protein MPEAVVIRPATRTDLTGLVSLLGSISSLREEFAGRDGQRRDLELMLKNGRGRILIASVADGTVVGMCSGRLTIQKAEGGPAVLIEDVVVREDWRGQGLGELLIHRLTEWARADSAGRLMLLADPDAAPAPGLENNTHRPDNRL, encoded by the coding sequence ATGCCTGAAGCCGTCGTCATCCGCCCCGCAACCCGCACGGACCTTACCGGTCTCGTGTCCCTGCTCGGTTCGATCTCCTCTCTCCGTGAGGAGTTCGCCGGAAGGGACGGGCAACGGCGTGATCTGGAACTGATGCTGAAAAACGGTCGGGGACGCATCCTGATCGCGAGCGTGGCCGACGGGACTGTGGTCGGCATGTGCTCGGGGCGGCTGACGATCCAAAAGGCTGAAGGCGGCCCCGCCGTCCTCATCGAAGATGTGGTTGTCCGTGAGGACTGGCGGGGCCAGGGCCTCGGCGAATTGCTGATTCACCGGCTCACCGAGTGGGCCAGGGCCGACAGCGCGGGGAGGCTGATGCTCCTCGCAGACCCGGACGCGGCCCCGGCTCCCGGATTGGAAAACAACACCCATCGTCCGGACAACCGACTGTAA
- a CDS encoding (2Fe-2S) ferredoxin domain-containing protein, with the protein MAIPERMIICCQSFRAAGDPKGICHKQTDGFLQYIEEEILDRGLDALVVGSTCLKQCESGPMVVIQPENWWFKGVDSEAAIDAILDGLEDGEPAEEYLAS; encoded by the coding sequence ATGGCGATTCCCGAGAGAATGATCATCTGTTGTCAGTCCTTCCGTGCGGCCGGAGATCCCAAAGGCATCTGTCATAAGCAGACCGACGGATTCCTGCAGTACATCGAGGAAGAAATTTTGGATCGCGGTCTGGACGCGCTGGTGGTCGGCTCCACCTGCCTGAAGCAATGTGAATCCGGCCCCATGGTGGTCATTCAGCCTGAGAACTGGTGGTTCAAAGGCGTGGATTCCGAGGCTGCGATCGACGCTATTCTGGACGGCCTGGAAGACGGCGAGCCCGCCGAAGAATACCTGGCGTCCTAA
- the nifK gene encoding nitrogenase molybdenum-iron protein subunit beta, which produces MALLKHTPVEIKERKALTINPAKTCQPIGAMYASLGIHGCLPHSHGSQGCCAYHRSALTRHYKEPISAATSSFTEGASVFGGHANLIQAIDNIFTVYDPEVIAVHTTCLSETIGDDLNQIFDKAQKSGKVPEGKTCLGAPTPSYVGSHVTGFSNMVKAMAQLAEPSGKKTHKVNVIPGWVEPSDMAEIKRLCAMVGVDITLFPDTDGVLNAPLTGEYKMFPDGGVTIKELKKTGDALGTLALGEWCSADAARWLDAKCKVPCTVLDMPFGLAATDRFIDVLRTVAGVSVPDSVAFERGQLVDMISDMHQYFYGKRVAIWGDPDQLISMCEFLVSLDMQPVYVVTGTPGKAFERRIKAICADQPFEVKVKAKGDMFLMHQWIKNEPVDLLIGNTYGKYIARDEDIPLLRWGFPILDRQGHQYFPTVGYKGGLRLLEKILGLLMDRKDRDDPETTFELVL; this is translated from the coding sequence ATGGCTTTACTGAAGCATACACCCGTTGAAATCAAGGAGCGCAAGGCGCTCACCATCAACCCGGCCAAGACGTGCCAGCCCATCGGCGCCATGTACGCCTCGCTCGGCATCCACGGCTGCCTGCCGCACTCCCACGGCTCCCAGGGTTGCTGCGCCTACCACCGCTCTGCCTTGACCCGGCACTACAAGGAGCCCATCTCCGCCGCGACCTCGTCCTTCACCGAAGGCGCGTCCGTGTTCGGCGGTCATGCGAACCTGATTCAGGCCATCGACAACATCTTCACGGTCTATGACCCCGAAGTGATCGCCGTGCACACCACCTGCCTGTCCGAGACCATCGGCGACGACCTGAACCAGATCTTCGACAAGGCCCAGAAGAGCGGCAAGGTGCCCGAGGGCAAGACCTGCCTCGGCGCGCCCACCCCGAGCTACGTCGGCTCCCACGTGACCGGCTTCTCCAACATGGTCAAGGCCATGGCCCAGCTGGCCGAGCCCTCCGGCAAGAAGACCCACAAGGTCAACGTCATCCCCGGTTGGGTCGAGCCCTCCGACATGGCCGAGATCAAGCGGCTGTGCGCCATGGTCGGCGTGGACATCACCCTGTTCCCGGACACCGACGGCGTGCTCAACGCCCCGCTGACCGGCGAGTACAAGATGTTCCCCGACGGCGGCGTGACCATCAAGGAACTCAAGAAGACCGGCGACGCGCTCGGCACCCTGGCGCTCGGCGAGTGGTGCTCGGCCGACGCCGCCCGCTGGCTCGACGCCAAGTGCAAGGTCCCGTGCACCGTGCTGGACATGCCGTTCGGCCTGGCCGCCACCGACCGCTTCATCGACGTGCTGCGCACCGTTGCCGGCGTCTCGGTCCCCGACTCCGTCGCCTTCGAGCGCGGCCAGCTCGTGGATATGATCTCCGACATGCACCAGTACTTCTACGGCAAGCGCGTGGCCATCTGGGGCGATCCGGACCAGCTCATCTCCATGTGCGAATTCCTGGTCTCCCTGGACATGCAGCCCGTCTACGTGGTCACCGGCACCCCGGGCAAGGCGTTCGAGCGCCGCATCAAGGCGATCTGCGCCGACCAGCCCTTCGAGGTCAAGGTCAAGGCCAAGGGCGACATGTTCCTGATGCACCAGTGGATCAAGAACGAGCCGGTCGACCTGCTCATCGGCAATACCTACGGCAAGTATATCGCCCGCGACGAGGACATCCCGCTGCTGCGCTGGGGCTTCCCCATCCTGGACCGCCAGGGGCATCAGTACTTCCCGACAGTCGGCTACAAGGGCGGACTCAGGCTTCTCGAGAAGATTCTGGGCCTGCTGATGGATCGTAAGGACCGCGACGATCCTGAGACGACGTTCGAACTCGTCCTGTAG
- a CDS encoding radical SAM protein: MSKDTTKHPCFNKKSAGSCGRVHLPVAPKCNIQCNYCNRKYDCVNESRPGVTSGVLKPFQAAEYMDKVLEKEPRITVAGIAGPGDPFANPGETLETMRLLNERHPELLFCLSSNGMGILPYLDDIAELGVSHVTITISAVDPAIGAKIYAWVKDGNVVYRGEKGAEILLDRQLKAIKGLKERGITVKINSIVIPGVNDHHIVEVAKVCASLGADIQNMIPLKPTADTPFAGIPEPGRETVLPLRKEAEPFIEQMTHCKRCRADAVGLLSDDQSVALCGTLQACSKLKPLEATMARPFVAVATREGLLVNQHLGEAKSFQIWGESETGGYRLIEERQAPQAGCGPQRWSDLAATLKDCRAVLCAAVGETPRMLLEEHDIKCHTVDGFIEDALRFVFEGGDINALKVRRAGIGSGCAGGGAGCG; the protein is encoded by the coding sequence ATGTCCAAGGATACCACCAAGCACCCCTGTTTCAACAAGAAGAGCGCCGGAAGCTGCGGCCGCGTGCACCTGCCCGTGGCCCCCAAGTGCAACATCCAGTGCAACTACTGCAACCGCAAGTACGACTGTGTGAACGAGTCCCGCCCCGGCGTGACCTCCGGCGTGCTCAAGCCGTTCCAGGCCGCGGAGTACATGGACAAGGTCCTCGAGAAGGAGCCGCGCATCACCGTGGCGGGCATCGCCGGTCCCGGCGATCCCTTCGCCAACCCCGGGGAGACCCTGGAGACCATGCGTCTCTTGAACGAGCGCCATCCCGAGCTGCTCTTCTGTTTGTCCTCCAACGGCATGGGCATCCTGCCGTACCTGGACGACATCGCCGAGCTCGGCGTGTCCCACGTGACCATCACCATTTCGGCCGTGGACCCGGCCATCGGGGCCAAGATCTATGCCTGGGTCAAGGACGGCAACGTGGTCTACCGGGGAGAGAAGGGCGCCGAGATTCTCCTGGACCGCCAGCTCAAGGCCATCAAGGGCCTCAAGGAACGGGGCATCACGGTCAAGATCAACTCCATCGTCATCCCGGGCGTCAACGACCACCACATCGTCGAGGTCGCCAAGGTCTGCGCCTCGCTCGGCGCGGACATCCAGAACATGATTCCGCTCAAGCCCACGGCCGACACCCCGTTCGCCGGGATTCCCGAGCCGGGCCGCGAGACCGTTCTGCCCCTGCGCAAGGAGGCCGAGCCGTTCATCGAGCAGATGACCCACTGCAAGCGCTGCCGCGCGGACGCGGTCGGCCTGCTCAGCGACGACCAGTCCGTGGCCCTGTGCGGCACGCTCCAGGCCTGTTCCAAGCTCAAGCCCCTGGAGGCGACCATGGCCCGTCCGTTCGTGGCCGTGGCCACCCGCGAGGGGCTGCTTGTCAACCAGCATCTGGGCGAGGCCAAGTCCTTCCAAATATGGGGCGAGTCCGAGACCGGCGGCTACCGGCTCATCGAGGAACGCCAGGCCCCGCAGGCGGGCTGTGGTCCCCAGCGCTGGTCCGATCTGGCCGCCACCCTCAAGGACTGCCGCGCGGTGCTCTGCGCCGCCGTGGGCGAGACCCCGCGCATGCTTCTCGAGGAGCACGACATCAAGTGCCACACCGTGGACGGCTTCATCGAGGATGCCCTGCGTTTCGTCTTCGAGGGCGGCGACATCAACGCCCTCAAGGTCCGCCGCGCGGGCATCGGCTCCGGCTGTGCCGGAGGCGGTGCGGGCTGCGGTTAA